CCGCCCTGGCCCTGGCTTGCGACCCAGGCGTCCGCCGACTCGTTCCAGCCGTCGGACATGGGGTCAACGACTGGCGGTTGGATCGGTCGCGTACGGCTGCGGACCGTCGGGCAGATAGGGCTGGGGTCCGCTCGGCAGGTCGGGCGAGGGCATGACGCCGCGGCGCAGGTCGCTGGACAGGGTCAGCGGCGCCTGGCCGTGGTTCAGTCGTGCGCGGTAGACCTGAACGTTGGACAGCACGTTCATCACGTAGTTGCGGGTCTCGGCGAAGGGAATGCACTCGAGGAAGTCGAGCGGATCGCCGTTCGGGTCGCGCGGGTCGCCGCAGAACTGCACCCAGGCCACCGGCCGGCCCGGTCCGGCGTTGTAGCCCGCCGCCGCCATCGCATAGCTGCCGCCGAGGTTGGAGACCATCTGGCCCAGGTACCCCGAGCCCAGCTGCATGTTGTAGTTCGGCTCCCATAGCCGCTCTGGCTGCCAGTCGACGCCGACCCGTTTGGCGGTGGCGCGGGCGGTGCTGGGCAGCAGCTGCATCATGCCGCGGGCGTCGGCGTGGCTGCGGACGCGGGGGTCGAACTGGCTCTCCTGGCGAACGATGGCCAGGACGAAGGCGTCCTCGGCGCCGCCATAGACCGGCGGCGGGCTGAGCAGCGGATAGCCGCGCTCATGCAGGATCAGGCCGCGCTGCGCGCCGCGGCGATAGGCGATCAGAGAGACTTCCTGTTCGCCGATGCCCCGCAGGGTGTCGACCAGCATGGCCAGCTCGACCGGCGTCTCAACGGTCTCGCCCATGTAGAGGCCGAACACCCGCACCAGATTGCGCTCACCGGCCGCCGACAGCAGGCGCAGGGCCCGCACCAGCTCGCCGGTCTCGAAGTCGGCCAGGTCGCCGGCGGTCGGCTGCGGATCCGGGGTGAGCACCAAGGTGGTGCGGCCGGCCTTCTCGGCCGACAGCTGGCCATAGAAGGTGGTGGTGTGCTCGGCGCCCTGTTCATAGAATGCCCGGGCCCGGCGGGCGTCACCCATCGCCTCGGCGGCCCGGCCGCGCCAGTAGGCGGCGCGCGCCTTGCTGACCGGACTTCTGACGTTCTGCTCCAGCCGCAGGAAATGCATGTCGGCCAGGCGCGGGTCGCGAAGCTTGTTAAGCGCCAGCCAGCCGGCATAGGACTCGGCCTCGGCGAAGTCCACGCTGCCGGGGCGCAGGCTGTGGTTGCTGATCTCGCGATAGGCGGCGGCCGCGTCGCGGGTCCGCAGGGCATCGTTCATCCGCCGGCGCATGGCGGTGAAGCCGCCCCCGCCGGACGTGGCGCCGGCGACGGCGCTGTAGGGCACCGGGCCCGGCGGCAGCGCGGCAGTCTGGGCGTCCTGCAAGGCGGCGAGGCGCCCCTCGGGCCGGGGCCAGCCGGCGAAGTCGTTGACGGCGCGCGACAGCTCGGCCTCGCCAAGGTCCTTGCCCAGGACATCGACGATGGCC
The nucleotide sequence above comes from Caulobacter sp. NIBR1757. Encoded proteins:
- a CDS encoding lytic transglycosylase domain-containing protein, which encodes MIELLSSALAVALLLSLVGGQDQPVPTVAPPVATTPMPAPYVSTSTPAQTLSSALEAVRRKDLNGARSLQAMLSDPVARRIVDWAIVDVLGKDLGEAELSRAVNDFAGWPRPEGRLAALQDAQTAALPPGPVPYSAVAGATSGGGGFTAMRRRMNDALRTRDAAAAYREISNHSLRPGSVDFAEAESYAGWLALNKLRDPRLADMHFLRLEQNVRSPVSKARAAYWRGRAAEAMGDARRARAFYEQGAEHTTTFYGQLSAEKAGRTTLVLTPDPQPTAGDLADFETGELVRALRLLSAAGERNLVRVFGLYMGETVETPVELAMLVDTLRGIGEQEVSLIAYRRGAQRGLILHERGYPLLSPPPVYGGAEDAFVLAIVRQESQFDPRVRSHADARGMMQLLPSTARATAKRVGVDWQPERLWEPNYNMQLGSGYLGQMVSNLGGSYAMAAAGYNAGPGRPVAWVQFCGDPRDPNGDPLDFLECIPFAETRNYVMNVLSNVQVYRARLNHGQAPLTLSSDLRRGVMPSPDLPSGPQPYLPDGPQPYATDPTASR